Proteins found in one Triticum aestivum cultivar Chinese Spring chromosome 4D, IWGSC CS RefSeq v2.1, whole genome shotgun sequence genomic segment:
- the LOC123097944 gene encoding uncharacterized protein isoform X4: MEGPSRPHSPPLLLYMRDLAAAATAAAVALDDGEVGGVLDAQMQIPSLLVLCRADRDHGKRKEARRAGRQVLLASDCFLPDTPIQMTAAAMASTLKRAYLSIYNWVQVLYYVLLDSLPGRARRQLRGVSILRRPPSRRPSLLSKRSSSCVSSARSPMAWTATTIGGRQF, encoded by the exons ATGGAGGGTCCTAGCCGGCCGCATTCTCCACCCCTTCTCTTGTACATGCGGGATCTCGCtgctgctgccaccgccgccgcggtGGCCCTTGACGACGGCGAGGTAGGAGGCGTGCTGGATGCCCAA ATGCAGATCCCATCTCTTCTTGTTCTATGCCGGGCAGACCGCGACCACGGCAAGAGGAAGGAGGCACGACGGGCTGGACGACAAG TTCTTCTTGCTTCGGATTGCTTCCTCCCTGACACCCCGATCCAGATGACGGCAGCAGCGATGGCATCCACACTCAAGCGTGCCTACCTCTCCATCTATAACTG GGTGCAGGTGCTCTACTACGTGCTGCTGGATAGTTTACCTGGACGTGCGCGTCGCCAGTTGAGAGGCGTCTCCATCTTGCGCAGACCGCC TTCGCGGCGTCCATCGCTTCTGTCCAAGCGCTCTTCATCTTGTGTGTCATCTGCAAG ATCGCCCATGGCGTGGACGGCGACGACGATAGGAGGACGCCAGTTCTAG
- the LOC123097944 gene encoding uncharacterized protein isoform X6, translating into MEGPSRPHSPPLLLYMRDLAAAATAAAVALDDGEVGGVLDAQMQIPSLLVLCRADRDHGKRKEARRAGRQVLLASDCFLPDTPIQMTAAAMASTLKRAYLSIYNWVQVLYYVLLDSLPGRARRQLRGVSILRRPPSVSIIDQSPMAWTATTIGGRQF; encoded by the exons ATGGAGGGTCCTAGCCGGCCGCATTCTCCACCCCTTCTCTTGTACATGCGGGATCTCGCtgctgctgccaccgccgccgcggtGGCCCTTGACGACGGCGAGGTAGGAGGCGTGCTGGATGCCCAA ATGCAGATCCCATCTCTTCTTGTTCTATGCCGGGCAGACCGCGACCACGGCAAGAGGAAGGAGGCACGACGGGCTGGACGACAAG TTCTTCTTGCTTCGGATTGCTTCCTCCCTGACACCCCGATCCAGATGACGGCAGCAGCGATGGCATCCACACTCAAGCGTGCCTACCTCTCCATCTATAACTG GGTGCAGGTGCTCTACTACGTGCTGCTGGATAGTTTACCTGGACGTGCGCGTCGCCAGTTGAGAGGCGTCTCCATCTTGCGCAGACCGCCGTCTGTGTCTATCATTGATCA ATCGCCCATGGCGTGGACGGCGACGACGATAGGAGGACGCCAGTTCTAG
- the LOC123097944 gene encoding uncharacterized protein isoform X7, whose product MEGPSRPHSPPLLLYMRDLAAAATAAAVALDDGEVGGVLDAQMQIPSLLVLCRADRDHGKRKEARRAGRQVLLASDCFLPDTPIQMTAAAMASTLKRAYLSIYNWVQVLYYVLLDSLPGRARRQLRGVSILRRPPSRRPSLLSKRSSSCVSSARQSS is encoded by the exons ATGGAGGGTCCTAGCCGGCCGCATTCTCCACCCCTTCTCTTGTACATGCGGGATCTCGCtgctgctgccaccgccgccgcggtGGCCCTTGACGACGGCGAGGTAGGAGGCGTGCTGGATGCCCAA ATGCAGATCCCATCTCTTCTTGTTCTATGCCGGGCAGACCGCGACCACGGCAAGAGGAAGGAGGCACGACGGGCTGGACGACAAG TTCTTCTTGCTTCGGATTGCTTCCTCCCTGACACCCCGATCCAGATGACGGCAGCAGCGATGGCATCCACACTCAAGCGTGCCTACCTCTCCATCTATAACTG GGTGCAGGTGCTCTACTACGTGCTGCTGGATAGTTTACCTGGACGTGCGCGTCGCCAGTTGAGAGGCGTCTCCATCTTGCGCAGACCGCC TTCGCGGCGTCCATCGCTTCTGTCCAAGCGCTCTTCATCTTGTGTGTCATCTGCAAGGCAATCAAGTTAA
- the LOC123097944 gene encoding uncharacterized protein isoform X2 translates to MEGPSRPHSPPLLLYMRDLAAAATAAAVALDDGEVGGVLDAQMQIPSLLVLCRADRDHGKRKEARRAGRQVLLASDCFLPDTPIQMTAAAMASTLKRAYLSIYNWVQVLYYVLLDSLPGRARRQLRGVSILRRPPSVSIIDHSRRPSLLSKRSSSCVSSARSPMAWTATTIGGRQF, encoded by the exons ATGGAGGGTCCTAGCCGGCCGCATTCTCCACCCCTTCTCTTGTACATGCGGGATCTCGCtgctgctgccaccgccgccgcggtGGCCCTTGACGACGGCGAGGTAGGAGGCGTGCTGGATGCCCAA ATGCAGATCCCATCTCTTCTTGTTCTATGCCGGGCAGACCGCGACCACGGCAAGAGGAAGGAGGCACGACGGGCTGGACGACAAG TTCTTCTTGCTTCGGATTGCTTCCTCCCTGACACCCCGATCCAGATGACGGCAGCAGCGATGGCATCCACACTCAAGCGTGCCTACCTCTCCATCTATAACTG GGTGCAGGTGCTCTACTACGTGCTGCTGGATAGTTTACCTGGACGTGCGCGTCGCCAGTTGAGAGGCGTCTCCATCTTGCGCAGACCGCCGTCTGTGTCTATCATTGATCA TTCGCGGCGTCCATCGCTTCTGTCCAAGCGCTCTTCATCTTGTGTGTCATCTGCAAG ATCGCCCATGGCGTGGACGGCGACGACGATAGGAGGACGCCAGTTCTAG
- the LOC123097944 gene encoding uncharacterized protein isoform X5 yields the protein MEGPSRPHSPPLLLYMRDLAAAATAAAVALDDGEVGGVLDAQMQIPSLLVLCRADRDHGKRKEARRAGRQVLLASDCFLPDTPIQMTAAAMASTLKRAYLSIYNWVQVLYYVLLDSLPGRARRQLRGVSILRRPPSVSIIDHSRRPSLLSKRSSSCVSSARQSS from the exons ATGGAGGGTCCTAGCCGGCCGCATTCTCCACCCCTTCTCTTGTACATGCGGGATCTCGCtgctgctgccaccgccgccgcggtGGCCCTTGACGACGGCGAGGTAGGAGGCGTGCTGGATGCCCAA ATGCAGATCCCATCTCTTCTTGTTCTATGCCGGGCAGACCGCGACCACGGCAAGAGGAAGGAGGCACGACGGGCTGGACGACAAG TTCTTCTTGCTTCGGATTGCTTCCTCCCTGACACCCCGATCCAGATGACGGCAGCAGCGATGGCATCCACACTCAAGCGTGCCTACCTCTCCATCTATAACTG GGTGCAGGTGCTCTACTACGTGCTGCTGGATAGTTTACCTGGACGTGCGCGTCGCCAGTTGAGAGGCGTCTCCATCTTGCGCAGACCGCCGTCTGTGTCTATCATTGATCA TTCGCGGCGTCCATCGCTTCTGTCCAAGCGCTCTTCATCTTGTGTGTCATCTGCAAGGCAATCAAGTTAA
- the LOC123097944 gene encoding uncharacterized protein isoform X9 has protein sequence MQIPSLLVLCRADRDHGKRKEARRAGRQVLLASDCFLPDTPIQMTAAAMASTLKRAYLSIYNWVQVLYYVLLDSLPGRARRQLRGVSILRRPPSVSIIDHSRRPSLLSKRSSSCVSSARQSRSPMAWTATTIGGRQF, from the exons ATGCAGATCCCATCTCTTCTTGTTCTATGCCGGGCAGACCGCGACCACGGCAAGAGGAAGGAGGCACGACGGGCTGGACGACAAG TTCTTCTTGCTTCGGATTGCTTCCTCCCTGACACCCCGATCCAGATGACGGCAGCAGCGATGGCATCCACACTCAAGCGTGCCTACCTCTCCATCTATAACTG GGTGCAGGTGCTCTACTACGTGCTGCTGGATAGTTTACCTGGACGTGCGCGTCGCCAGTTGAGAGGCGTCTCCATCTTGCGCAGACCGCCGTCTGTGTCTATCATTGATCA TTCGCGGCGTCCATCGCTTCTGTCCAAGCGCTCTTCATCTTGTGTGTCATCTGCAAGGCAATCAAG ATCGCCCATGGCGTGGACGGCGACGACGATAGGAGGACGCCAGTTCTAG
- the LOC123097944 gene encoding uncharacterized protein isoform X8: MEGPSRPHSPPLLLYMRDLAAAATAAAVALDDGEVGGVLDAQMQIPSLLVLCRADRDHGKRKEARRAGRQVLLASDCFLPDTPIQMTAAAMASTLKRAYLSIYNWVQVLYYVLLDSLPGRARRQLRGVSILRRPPSPMAWTATTIGGRQF; the protein is encoded by the exons ATGGAGGGTCCTAGCCGGCCGCATTCTCCACCCCTTCTCTTGTACATGCGGGATCTCGCtgctgctgccaccgccgccgcggtGGCCCTTGACGACGGCGAGGTAGGAGGCGTGCTGGATGCCCAA ATGCAGATCCCATCTCTTCTTGTTCTATGCCGGGCAGACCGCGACCACGGCAAGAGGAAGGAGGCACGACGGGCTGGACGACAAG TTCTTCTTGCTTCGGATTGCTTCCTCCCTGACACCCCGATCCAGATGACGGCAGCAGCGATGGCATCCACACTCAAGCGTGCCTACCTCTCCATCTATAACTG GGTGCAGGTGCTCTACTACGTGCTGCTGGATAGTTTACCTGGACGTGCGCGTCGCCAGTTGAGAGGCGTCTCCATCTTGCGCAGACCGCC ATCGCCCATGGCGTGGACGGCGACGACGATAGGAGGACGCCAGTTCTAG
- the LOC123097944 gene encoding uncharacterized protein isoform X3, which translates to MEGPSRPHSPPLLLYMRDLAAAATAAAVALDDGEVGGVLDAQMQIPSLLVLCRADRDHGKRKEARRAGRQVLLASDCFLPDTPIQMTAAAMASTLKRAYLSIYNWVQVLYYVLLDSLPGRARRQLRGVSILRRPPSRRPSLLSKRSSSCVSSARQSRSPMAWTATTIGGRQF; encoded by the exons ATGGAGGGTCCTAGCCGGCCGCATTCTCCACCCCTTCTCTTGTACATGCGGGATCTCGCtgctgctgccaccgccgccgcggtGGCCCTTGACGACGGCGAGGTAGGAGGCGTGCTGGATGCCCAA ATGCAGATCCCATCTCTTCTTGTTCTATGCCGGGCAGACCGCGACCACGGCAAGAGGAAGGAGGCACGACGGGCTGGACGACAAG TTCTTCTTGCTTCGGATTGCTTCCTCCCTGACACCCCGATCCAGATGACGGCAGCAGCGATGGCATCCACACTCAAGCGTGCCTACCTCTCCATCTATAACTG GGTGCAGGTGCTCTACTACGTGCTGCTGGATAGTTTACCTGGACGTGCGCGTCGCCAGTTGAGAGGCGTCTCCATCTTGCGCAGACCGCC TTCGCGGCGTCCATCGCTTCTGTCCAAGCGCTCTTCATCTTGTGTGTCATCTGCAAGGCAATCAAG ATCGCCCATGGCGTGGACGGCGACGACGATAGGAGGACGCCAGTTCTAG
- the LOC123097944 gene encoding uncharacterized protein isoform X1: MEGPSRPHSPPLLLYMRDLAAAATAAAVALDDGEVGGVLDAQMQIPSLLVLCRADRDHGKRKEARRAGRQVLLASDCFLPDTPIQMTAAAMASTLKRAYLSIYNWVQVLYYVLLDSLPGRARRQLRGVSILRRPPSVSIIDHSRRPSLLSKRSSSCVSSARQSRSPMAWTATTIGGRQF; this comes from the exons ATGGAGGGTCCTAGCCGGCCGCATTCTCCACCCCTTCTCTTGTACATGCGGGATCTCGCtgctgctgccaccgccgccgcggtGGCCCTTGACGACGGCGAGGTAGGAGGCGTGCTGGATGCCCAA ATGCAGATCCCATCTCTTCTTGTTCTATGCCGGGCAGACCGCGACCACGGCAAGAGGAAGGAGGCACGACGGGCTGGACGACAAG TTCTTCTTGCTTCGGATTGCTTCCTCCCTGACACCCCGATCCAGATGACGGCAGCAGCGATGGCATCCACACTCAAGCGTGCCTACCTCTCCATCTATAACTG GGTGCAGGTGCTCTACTACGTGCTGCTGGATAGTTTACCTGGACGTGCGCGTCGCCAGTTGAGAGGCGTCTCCATCTTGCGCAGACCGCCGTCTGTGTCTATCATTGATCA TTCGCGGCGTCCATCGCTTCTGTCCAAGCGCTCTTCATCTTGTGTGTCATCTGCAAGGCAATCAAG ATCGCCCATGGCGTGGACGGCGACGACGATAGGAGGACGCCAGTTCTAG